One genomic window of Oleidesulfovibrio alaskensis DSM 16109 includes the following:
- a CDS encoding methyl-accepting chemotaxis protein, translating into MSLKQLFALSTVLIMLLSAAVVGVFVKYRSAVELQHSAMRERDAAVALSREMASDSNGLTDNIRLYGMTGEVKYKEAYMRILDQSNGKIPRSDGSVIDFMDKVKAFGVTRQEMDALKAAKELSNGLAVIETEVMDFIDARLQRAGSAERYRSQLDADAMQQMARLYDAEYYQWINKIAAAVQQFNTSLFSRTEKSVNDALATGESMSRTFFVMLGVFIVFVFALLVFLWRSLSQSIGGEPRVIEQVAAAIAAGDLTAADKLDRTTARGVAAAMLGINDSLNLLVTEMVSSLEHIKRGNLRAECDEKKVRGAYRELLASTNKLMATIVAYFDLIATPLMCIDSGYNILFMNKKGAEMAGKTPQQVRGTKCHDHFRTAACRTGSCICDLAMKAHDVTSGETVANPAGKELLVSFSAAPILDENGAVIGAFEQIFDETAIKSGQRKMQQLAGNATNIADRLASAAEELSSQVEQSSTGSDVQRERMGETATAMEEMNATVLEVAQNASHAADNAEGSRTRAHEGSTVVGLLIESIRQAERAARGLKEHMTELGQQAEGIGGIMNVISDIADQTNLLALNAAIEAARAGDAGRGFAVVADEVRKLAEKTMVATSEVSSVVNSIQNGTRASIASTDDAVNAIASSTEHATNSQGKLAEIVNLAETTADQVRAIATSAEEQSAVADEITRSADEVNQIALDVSQAMQQSTQAVRELAELATELQTLISELTAAR; encoded by the coding sequence ATGTCTCTTAAACAACTCTTTGCGCTTTCAACAGTACTTATCATGCTGCTTTCGGCAGCTGTTGTGGGCGTTTTTGTAAAATACAGAAGTGCTGTTGAGCTGCAGCACAGCGCCATGCGTGAGCGTGACGCGGCTGTTGCACTTTCGCGTGAAATGGCTTCAGACTCCAATGGGCTTACCGATAATATCCGGCTGTACGGTATGACAGGAGAAGTAAAATACAAAGAAGCGTACATGCGCATTCTTGATCAAAGCAACGGTAAAATTCCGAGGAGCGACGGTTCTGTTATAGATTTTATGGACAAGGTCAAGGCGTTCGGCGTGACCCGTCAGGAGATGGACGCCCTGAAGGCTGCAAAGGAACTTTCCAATGGTCTTGCCGTCATTGAAACGGAAGTCATGGATTTTATAGATGCACGCCTGCAACGCGCGGGCAGTGCGGAAAGGTACCGCAGTCAGCTTGATGCGGATGCCATGCAGCAAATGGCCAGGCTGTATGATGCAGAGTATTATCAGTGGATAAACAAAATCGCCGCCGCAGTGCAGCAGTTCAACACCTCGCTTTTCAGCAGAACCGAAAAGAGTGTGAACGATGCTCTGGCAACCGGAGAGAGCATGAGTCGCACGTTTTTTGTCATGCTCGGCGTTTTTATTGTTTTTGTTTTTGCCCTGCTTGTATTTTTGTGGCGCAGTCTCTCGCAGAGTATCGGCGGTGAGCCGCGTGTCATTGAGCAGGTGGCCGCCGCCATTGCCGCCGGTGATCTGACTGCGGCGGATAAGCTGGACAGAACAACGGCGCGGGGTGTGGCAGCGGCCATGCTGGGTATCAATGACAGCCTCAATCTGCTTGTGACCGAGATGGTCTCGTCGCTTGAACATATCAAACGCGGTAACCTGCGTGCGGAATGCGACGAGAAAAAAGTCCGCGGAGCCTACCGCGAGCTGCTTGCCTCCACCAACAAACTTATGGCCACCATTGTCGCTTACTTTGACCTGATCGCCACGCCGCTCATGTGCATAGACAGCGGGTACAATATTCTTTTTATGAATAAAAAGGGTGCCGAAATGGCAGGCAAGACCCCTCAGCAGGTACGCGGGACAAAATGCCATGACCACTTCCGCACTGCCGCCTGCCGCACGGGCAGCTGTATCTGCGATCTGGCCATGAAAGCTCATGATGTGACCAGTGGTGAAACCGTTGCTAATCCGGCGGGTAAAGAACTGCTGGTGTCCTTCTCTGCGGCTCCCATCCTTGATGAAAACGGAGCTGTCATTGGAGCTTTTGAGCAGATATTTGACGAGACAGCTATAAAATCGGGCCAGCGCAAAATGCAGCAGCTTGCCGGTAATGCCACCAATATAGCAGACCGTCTGGCTTCTGCGGCAGAGGAGCTGTCGTCACAGGTTGAGCAGTCGAGCACAGGATCTGACGTGCAGCGCGAACGCATGGGCGAAACTGCCACAGCCATGGAGGAGATGAACGCCACAGTGCTGGAGGTGGCGCAGAATGCTTCGCACGCCGCTGATAACGCCGAAGGCAGCAGAACCCGCGCTCATGAAGGCAGCACGGTCGTGGGGCTGCTCATAGAATCCATCCGGCAGGCGGAGAGGGCCGCAAGAGGGCTGAAAGAACATATGACCGAACTGGGGCAGCAGGCAGAAGGCATAGGCGGCATTATGAATGTTATTTCAGATATAGCCGACCAGACCAATCTGCTTGCGTTGAATGCCGCCATCGAGGCCGCCCGGGCAGGCGATGCGGGGCGCGGGTTTGCAGTGGTTGCCGACGAAGTGCGTAAACTGGCGGAAAAGACCATGGTAGCCACCAGCGAGGTAAGCTCCGTTGTAAATTCTATCCAGAACGGCACGCGGGCGAGCATCGCATCAACCGATGATGCGGTGAATGCCATTGCCAGCAGCACAGAACATGCAACCAACTCGCAGGGCAAACTGGCTGAAATAGTTAATCTGGCAGAGACAACGGCCGATCAGGTGCGCGCCATCGCCACCAGTGCCGAAGAGCAGTCTGCAGTGGCCGACGAAATCACACGCTCGGCTGATGAGGTGAATCAGATAGCACTGGATGTTTCACAGGCGATGCAGCAGAGCACGCAGGCTGTGCGTGAACTGGCGGAACTGGCCACGGAACTGCAGACTCTTATCAGTGAACTGACTGCCGCACGGTAG
- the ettA gene encoding energy-dependent translational throttle protein EttA — protein MSNNEPDKIIYSMVRVSKRHGQKEVLKDISLSYFYGAKIGVLGLNGSGKSSLLKILAGVDQSFDGKTVLSPGYTIGYLEQEPLQDETRTVREVVEEGVGDVMQLVQEFNEINARFAEPMEPDEMDALISRQAEVQEQMDAKGAWDIDSRLEMAMDALRCPSGDTPVSVISGGEKRRVALCRLLLQNPDILLLDEPTNHLDAESVAWLERYLQSFPGTVIAVTHDRYFLDNVAGWILELDRGRGIPWKGNYSSWLEQKEKRLANEDRAEAERRKTLERELDWIRMSPKGRHAKSKARINAYEAMLSHESEKVAGDLEIYIPPGPRLGKVVVQAEGLCKSMGDKLLVDNAGFIIPPNAIVGIVGPNGAGKSTLFKMLVGEEQPDAGELKVGETVKFAYADQSRGSLEAGKTVYEVISEGYETVKLGSREINSRAYCSRFGLTGSDQQKNVDVLSGGERNRVHLARMLKSGANVLLLDEPTNDLDVNTMRALEDALENFAGCVLVISHDRWFLDRIATHIMAFEGDSQVVFHEGNYSDYDADRKRRLGKDAEQPHRIKFRKLTR, from the coding sequence ATGAGCAATAACGAACCGGATAAGATTATCTATTCCATGGTGCGGGTGTCCAAGCGGCACGGCCAGAAGGAAGTGCTTAAGGATATTTCGCTGTCGTATTTTTACGGCGCAAAAATCGGCGTGCTGGGGCTTAACGGTTCCGGTAAGTCGTCGCTGCTCAAAATTCTTGCCGGCGTTGACCAGTCTTTTGACGGCAAAACCGTGCTTTCTCCGGGGTATACCATAGGGTATCTGGAGCAGGAACCGTTGCAGGACGAAACCCGCACCGTGCGCGAAGTGGTGGAAGAAGGTGTGGGCGATGTCATGCAGCTGGTACAGGAATTTAACGAGATCAACGCCAGATTTGCCGAGCCCATGGAGCCTGACGAAATGGATGCGCTCATTTCCCGTCAGGCCGAGGTGCAGGAACAGATGGACGCCAAGGGCGCATGGGACATAGACTCGCGTCTTGAAATGGCCATGGATGCTCTGCGCTGCCCGTCCGGCGATACGCCGGTCTCTGTTATTTCCGGCGGTGAAAAGCGTCGCGTTGCTCTGTGCCGTCTGCTGCTGCAGAACCCCGACATTCTGCTGCTCGACGAACCTACCAACCATCTGGATGCCGAATCTGTCGCATGGCTTGAACGCTATCTGCAGAGCTTTCCGGGCACCGTCATTGCCGTTACCCACGACCGGTATTTTCTGGACAATGTGGCCGGCTGGATACTGGAACTCGACCGCGGCCGCGGTATTCCGTGGAAGGGCAACTACTCCAGCTGGCTGGAGCAGAAAGAAAAACGTCTTGCCAATGAAGACAGGGCCGAAGCCGAACGCAGAAAGACCCTTGAGCGCGAACTTGACTGGATACGCATGTCTCCCAAAGGGCGGCACGCAAAATCCAAAGCGCGTATCAACGCCTACGAGGCCATGCTCAGCCACGAGTCGGAAAAAGTGGCCGGAGACCTTGAAATCTACATTCCGCCGGGACCCCGTCTGGGTAAGGTTGTCGTGCAGGCCGAAGGGCTGTGCAAGTCCATGGGTGACAAACTGCTGGTGGACAACGCCGGTTTCATCATTCCTCCCAACGCCATAGTGGGTATTGTGGGGCCCAACGGCGCAGGTAAATCCACGCTGTTTAAGATGCTTGTAGGAGAGGAACAGCCGGATGCAGGCGAGCTGAAAGTGGGCGAAACCGTCAAGTTCGCATACGCTGACCAGAGCCGCGGCTCGCTGGAAGCTGGCAAGACCGTGTACGAGGTTATAAGCGAAGGCTACGAAACGGTGAAGCTGGGCAGCCGCGAAATTAACAGCCGTGCATACTGCTCGCGTTTCGGCCTTACCGGATCCGATCAGCAGAAAAATGTCGATGTGCTTTCCGGCGGTGAACGCAACAGGGTGCATCTGGCACGTATGCTGAAATCAGGCGCCAACGTGCTGCTGCTTGACGAACCCACGAACGACCTTGATGTGAACACCATGCGTGCACTGGAAGACGCGCTGGAAAACTTTGCAGGCTGCGTGCTGGTCATCAGCCACGACCGCTGGTTTCTTGACCGCATTGCCACGCATATCATGGCGTTCGAAGGCGATTCGCAGGTGGTTTTCCATGAAGGCAACTACTCCGACTATGACGCCGACAGAAAGCGTCGGCTCGGAAAGGATGCCGAACAGCCGCACAGGATCAAGTTCCGCAAACTGACCCGCTAA
- a CDS encoding TetR/AcrR family transcriptional regulator, translating to MKRDIILDTAARLFAERGFSNTPTSLLAREAGVAEGTIFRHFKTKDDIFLTLVTNVKNQLISDIEKYLEVRTPESSMEKVVSIIKSFYVFVKKNNMEFCLIFRDAPTRYGHRNDNVFLQIQQIYSYLTEYLTQALEEGKQDGSIRSALNTKDTAGMVVSLVVGLVRAMHFGFVEPSDDVLRSVIDNIRHMLTCE from the coding sequence ATGAAACGCGACATTATTCTGGACACCGCCGCGCGCCTTTTTGCGGAACGCGGCTTCAGCAATACCCCCACCAGCCTGCTGGCACGCGAAGCAGGTGTGGCCGAAGGGACGATCTTCCGTCATTTCAAGACTAAAGATGACATTTTCCTTACGCTGGTAACCAACGTGAAAAACCAGCTCATCAGCGACATCGAAAAGTATCTTGAAGTGCGCACTCCTGAAAGCAGCATGGAAAAGGTCGTTTCCATCATCAAATCGTTCTATGTTTTCGTTAAAAAGAACAACATGGAATTCTGCCTTATTTTCCGTGATGCTCCCACACGCTACGGCCACAGAAACGACAACGTGTTCCTGCAGATTCAGCAGATATACAGCTATCTTACCGAGTATCTGACACAGGCCCTTGAAGAGGGTAAACAGGACGGTTCCATACGTTCCGCCCTGAACACCAAGGATACCGCAGGCATGGTGGTCAGCCTTGTGGTAGGCCTTGTCAGAGCCATGCACTTCGGTTTTGTCGAGCCTTCCGACGATGTGCTGCGCAGCGTCATCGACAATATCCGCCATATGCTGACCTGCGAATAA
- a CDS encoding response regulator, with protein MTRRSPRYSGRRILVVEDNRVSRTMLELMLTKAGYETECVADGDAALAGMSGRHFDLLLLDIELPDITGDRLLPRLRACRPEEASVPAVAVTAHHDSDIRRQLTAAGFTAVFSKPLDMPQLIDAIEKLL; from the coding sequence ATGACAAGGCGCAGCCCCCGATATAGCGGACGCCGCATTCTGGTTGTAGAAGACAACCGCGTCAGCCGGACTATGCTTGAGCTTATGCTAACCAAAGCCGGTTATGAAACGGAATGTGTTGCCGACGGTGATGCCGCGCTTGCCGGTATGAGCGGCAGACATTTTGATCTGTTGCTGCTGGATATAGAGCTGCCGGACATAACCGGAGACAGACTGCTGCCCCGCCTGCGCGCCTGCCGTCCGGAAGAAGCATCTGTGCCTGCTGTGGCTGTTACGGCCCATCACGACAGCGACATCCGCCGTCAACTGACCGCAGCCGGTTTCACCGCCGTGTTCAGCAAACCGCTGGATATGCCGCAGCTGATTGATGCTATTGAAAAACTGCTGTAA
- a CDS encoding ATP-binding protein: MRYSLRFYSHCAFIISLFVLLTVPASGGASGIASVPLDELESRMWVKPFMEVLPDAGGSLTITQVASPRMRQQFRHFDDVSPLGGARAVWLRLTLLDDGNRNAAALPPFRADKAQPLPDSVRFALSSVERDGQNSTAEEPQETPEPRHALLQGPVLQLGPTIPAPVELYIPSADSAEGWQRIMTTGTAVPLPAPGGAPLTVYLRIAGAPGPWFQPTLHPAGDSLDDAVRAAKPMHLLQGALLALILLHIAMAATAKSVWRLWAAAATAAVLLHSLSPVAAATLFSWRSVAALFLPGIAVLVLAQTGRSLLRTDESQRADRLFALCMAAGAIAALLPLIPGFSGLHRALPLWPLLCVLPALPALLRWQDGVSGAGRYMLACLLPATGTVAGMGAALSPDAPYWASLGPALGTAGGLLCLAIAPDSKRCVPAAAPEQNDTAEQHAFEQQEPHLTAGALLARVSHDLRTPLTAMLSTIEELTASLPAHTGRKQLALLQSAGRNLQLQINDLLDAARAAKGRTDLKAVRFNLHHVLEEAHDIALIKAGRKGLQLSWFMSPHLPVNFLGDPDRILQIVLNLLGNAIRFTDEGTIRLSVERVDDSTDPGHLRFTISDTGVGIPLENPYAVFDSFCVSPGTGSGRYGGMGLGLSITRDLVSMMGGVVCLESAPASGTTVSFTLRLQPASKLPHGMPSCLGRQPGLVLVADDIASNRQLLSFFLEDTPLVLIEARSGAEALRVFRRRLPSLVMVDARMPEMSGPETVRALREAETELGLMPGPVFGVVKAGDEQGAEAMRQAGCSAILLRPFTRGTLLSAVSETIAAMENPAQEPATAPECTVPAGGHTAAHSAQTMQQADITGGQQAHHETAEEPAETEPLLSAVNPMFFHNEERKLQNGAATVEQPETCSGPEADGCATEHAASAAENTETDSVAAQQTAAAMPPEQSAAPVDTPSLEHFETSRSVKTTEVDTAAQKSHELAGTAEDDPADEESPLPDDDGDAMPPVNIPSVLTPETFARISAAVAALAEPEPAAPAGLAREEKPYPDTDGAEKADVFSVMKPQAEQAAEQHDTAGIRQYAADAEPPAELPAQLQGLSDSISAGRGAMLHNDLPRTGAAAAAIEHIAAQLGLQALRRIARCVCDAAAANDADAVQDLFAELESATVRNRKAMEDLFRMQTVLRQNGKQGTGQP, from the coding sequence ATGCGGTATAGTCTACGTTTTTACAGTCATTGTGCATTCATAATAAGTCTTTTTGTCTTACTGACCGTTCCGGCATCCGGCGGTGCTTCGGGTATCGCTTCCGTACCGCTGGACGAGCTTGAATCACGCATGTGGGTCAAGCCGTTCATGGAGGTTCTGCCCGACGCAGGCGGGTCGCTTACCATCACACAGGTGGCGTCGCCAAGAATGAGGCAGCAATTCAGGCACTTTGACGATGTTTCACCCCTTGGCGGAGCCCGCGCCGTCTGGCTGCGTCTTACCCTGCTGGATGACGGAAACCGTAATGCCGCCGCCCTTCCGCCTTTTCGTGCGGACAAAGCACAGCCCCTGCCGGACTCCGTACGATTTGCACTTTCTTCTGTTGAGCGCGACGGACAAAACAGTACGGCAGAAGAGCCGCAGGAAACCCCGGAACCGCGCCATGCGCTGCTGCAGGGGCCGGTTCTGCAACTCGGGCCTACCATCCCTGCACCGGTGGAGCTGTACATCCCCTCTGCTGATTCAGCCGAAGGCTGGCAGCGCATCATGACCACGGGAACGGCGGTACCTCTGCCTGCCCCCGGTGGTGCTCCGCTGACGGTGTATCTGCGCATTGCCGGTGCACCCGGACCATGGTTTCAGCCTACGCTGCATCCTGCCGGCGACTCGCTGGATGACGCCGTACGCGCGGCAAAACCCATGCACCTGCTGCAAGGAGCCCTGCTGGCGCTGATACTGCTGCATATTGCCATGGCTGCAACCGCAAAATCTGTCTGGCGCCTGTGGGCCGCAGCCGCCACAGCGGCAGTATTGCTGCATTCGCTGTCACCTGTGGCCGCGGCAACGCTGTTTTCGTGGCGCAGTGTGGCTGCGCTTTTTCTGCCCGGTATCGCCGTACTTGTTCTGGCCCAGACGGGCCGCAGCCTGCTGCGCACAGATGAATCGCAACGTGCTGACAGGCTTTTTGCCCTGTGCATGGCGGCCGGAGCCATAGCAGCCCTGCTGCCGCTTATTCCCGGATTTTCGGGCTTACACCGCGCGCTGCCGCTCTGGCCGCTGCTGTGCGTTCTGCCGGCACTGCCGGCCCTGCTCCGCTGGCAGGACGGGGTATCAGGCGCCGGACGCTACATGCTGGCCTGTCTGCTGCCGGCCACCGGCACTGTGGCCGGTATGGGGGCAGCCCTCAGCCCCGATGCACCTTACTGGGCCTCGCTGGGACCGGCACTGGGTACCGCAGGCGGACTGCTGTGCCTTGCCATCGCTCCGGACAGCAAGCGCTGCGTACCGGCAGCCGCGCCCGAACAAAACGATACGGCAGAGCAACATGCGTTCGAGCAGCAGGAACCGCACCTGACAGCCGGAGCGCTGCTGGCAAGGGTAAGCCATGACCTGCGCACTCCTCTTACCGCCATGCTCAGCACCATCGAAGAGCTGACTGCGTCTCTGCCCGCGCACACAGGCAGAAAGCAACTGGCGCTGCTGCAGTCTGCAGGGCGTAATCTGCAACTGCAGATCAACGACCTGCTGGATGCCGCGCGTGCGGCCAAAGGAAGAACAGACCTCAAGGCTGTTCGCTTTAACCTGCACCATGTGCTGGAAGAAGCCCACGACATTGCCCTCATCAAAGCCGGCCGCAAAGGTCTGCAGCTTTCATGGTTCATGTCTCCGCATCTGCCGGTGAATTTTCTGGGCGATCCGGACAGGATCCTGCAGATAGTGCTGAACCTGCTGGGCAACGCCATCCGTTTTACCGACGAAGGCACCATCAGGCTTTCCGTCGAACGGGTTGATGATTCCACAGACCCCGGTCATCTGCGCTTTACCATCAGCGACACGGGCGTGGGCATCCCCCTTGAAAATCCCTATGCGGTCTTTGACAGCTTCTGCGTAAGCCCCGGTACGGGGTCGGGCCGCTACGGAGGCATGGGTCTCGGCCTTTCCATCACGCGCGATCTGGTCTCCATGATGGGCGGTGTGGTGTGCCTTGAAAGCGCCCCCGCATCAGGCACCACCGTCTCTTTCACTCTGCGTCTGCAGCCTGCGTCCAAACTGCCGCACGGCATGCCCTCCTGCCTCGGCAGACAGCCCGGTCTGGTGCTGGTGGCTGACGACATTGCCAGCAACCGCCAGCTGCTTTCGTTTTTTCTGGAAGACACCCCGCTGGTGCTTATTGAAGCCCGCAGCGGAGCCGAAGCGCTCAGAGTCTTCCGCCGCAGGCTTCCTTCACTGGTCATGGTGGACGCCCGCATGCCCGAAATGAGCGGACCGGAAACTGTCCGCGCCCTGCGCGAAGCCGAAACGGAACTGGGGCTCATGCCCGGCCCTGTTTTCGGCGTGGTGAAAGCGGGAGATGAACAAGGCGCGGAAGCAATGCGGCAGGCAGGCTGCTCCGCCATTCTGCTGCGTCCCTTCACCCGCGGCACACTGCTTTCCGCCGTATCTGAAACCATTGCAGCCATGGAAAATCCCGCGCAGGAACCGGCAACCGCGCCTGAATGCACTGTGCCCGCCGGCGGACACACCGCTGCGCACTCGGCGCAGACCATGCAGCAGGCAGACATCACAGGCGGACAGCAGGCGCATCACGAAACAGCGGAGGAGCCAGCCGAGACGGAACCTCTTCTTTCAGCAGTAAACCCCATGTTCTTTCATAACGAGGAAAGAAAACTGCAGAACGGGGCCGCCACGGTGGAGCAGCCGGAGACCTGCTCCGGCCCTGAGGCAGACGGCTGCGCCACGGAACACGCGGCATCCGCAGCGGAGAATACGGAAACAGATAGTGTAGCTGCGCAGCAAACAGCAGCTGCCATGCCCCCCGAACAGTCTGCGGCACCGGTCGATACCCCGTCGCTGGAACACTTCGAGACATCCCGAAGCGTAAAAACCACCGAGGTTGACACCGCTGCGCAAAAATCCCATGAACTGGCCGGAACAGCCGAAGACGACCCTGCGGACGAAGAATCGCCTCTGCCTGACGACGACGGGGACGCAATGCCGCCCGTCAACATACCTTCGGTTCTGACACCCGAAACATTCGCCCGCATTTCTGCGGCTGTGGCCGCACTGGCAGAACCGGAACCCGCCGCGCCGGCAGGGCTTGCCCGCGAAGAAAAGCCGTACCCGGACACGGACGGTGCAGAAAAAGCCGATGTGTTCAGTGTAATGAAACCCCAGGCAGAACAAGCTGCCGAACAGCATGATACTGCCGGAATACGGCAATACGCCGCCGATGCCGAACCACCAGCCGAACTGCCCGCGCAACTGCAGGGGCTGAGTGACAGCATATCGGCCGGCCGCGGGGCAATGCTGCACAACGATCTGCCGCGGACAGGCGCTGCTGCGGCTGCCATCGAGCATATCGCAGCTCAGCTGGGGCTGCAGGCACTGCGCCGCATAGCCCGTTGCGTCTGCGATGCGGCAGCGGCAAACGACGCCGATGCAGTGCAGGATCTTTTTGCCGAACTGGAAAGCGCCACCGTCCGCAACCGCAAGGCGATGGAAGACTTGTTCCGCATGCAGACAGTGCTGCGGCAGAACGGAAAACAGGGGACAGGACAGCCATGA
- a CDS encoding tetratricopeptide repeat protein → MALSKQELREIAALVEKGAYVKRSTLYVAVGVALLAGLYAGNLLTTVFTHSQQAAVHQQAPAQQVPPQQTGQILDLEEYVQKHPEEHAAWVKLGHLYFDTNQPRPAIRAYEKALQIKPGDADVLTDLGVMYRRDHQHRRAVETFDQAIAADPSHEVSRFNKGIVLYHDLNRKEEAFAAWQELLRLNPEARTPGGTPVRDMLRQLQGQ, encoded by the coding sequence ATGGCTTTAAGCAAACAGGAACTCAGGGAAATTGCGGCGCTTGTTGAAAAAGGCGCCTATGTGAAACGCTCCACCCTGTATGTCGCCGTCGGGGTTGCCTTGCTGGCAGGGCTGTACGCAGGCAACCTGCTGACAACCGTGTTCACCCACTCACAACAGGCCGCAGTACATCAACAGGCCCCCGCCCAGCAGGTACCGCCTCAGCAGACGGGGCAGATACTCGACCTTGAGGAATATGTTCAGAAACATCCCGAAGAGCATGCCGCATGGGTCAAACTGGGCCACCTGTATTTTGACACAAACCAGCCACGCCCCGCCATACGGGCATACGAAAAGGCATTGCAGATCAAACCCGGTGATGCTGATGTGCTGACCGATCTGGGAGTAATGTACCGCAGAGACCACCAGCACCGCCGTGCCGTTGAAACCTTTGACCAAGCCATCGCTGCTGATCCGTCCCACGAGGTTTCGCGGTTCAACAAGGGCATTGTTCTGTACCATGACCTGAACAGAAAAGAAGAAGCTTTTGCCGCGTGGCAAGAGCTGCTGCGCCTGAATCCCGAAGCCCGCACACCGGGCGGTACACCGGTACGGGATATGCTGCGCCAGCTGCAGGGCCAGTAA